One segment of Candidatus Dojkabacteria bacterium DNA contains the following:
- the recR gene encoding recombination protein RecR: MSIDVIRKTVEQLKRLPGVGEKTAERFAYFYLRAPKEEAIRLAEYLKEMVNNTVTCKICFNKASSDPCSICASTSRDKTLLCVVENYLDVLAIEKTGIYNGYYFVLGGIIDPANGVGPDELLFDELAKRIEKAVMTANSVEIIFAFTPSLNGEATINYALKEISKKQIKGYSVSKLAQGLPTGADLQYADSNTIQKALLNRMDV, encoded by the coding sequence ATGAGTATCGATGTAATTAGAAAAACAGTAGAACAATTAAAACGACTTCCCGGTGTTGGTGAAAAAACGGCTGAACGTTTCGCGTATTTTTATCTTAGGGCCCCTAAAGAAGAGGCAATAAGGCTTGCTGAGTACCTTAAGGAAATGGTTAACAATACTGTAACCTGTAAGATTTGCTTTAATAAGGCTTCGTCTGATCCTTGTTCAATATGTGCAAGTACGTCAAGAGATAAAACACTTCTTTGTGTAGTTGAAAATTATCTCGATGTCTTAGCAATAGAAAAGACCGGAATTTATAATGGTTACTACTTTGTTTTGGGTGGAATTATTGATCCTGCAAACGGGGTAGGTCCCGATGAACTTTTATTTGATGAGCTTGCTAAACGCATTGAAAAAGCAGTTATGACTGCCAATAGTGTTGAGATTATCTTTGCGTTTACCCCATCATTAAACGGTGAGGCAACAATAAACTACGCCCTTAAAGAGATTTCTAAAAAACAAATAAAGGGATATTCCGTGTCAAAACTAGCACAGGGACTTCCTACCGGGGCCGATCTACAATATGCAGACAGTAATACGATCCAGAAGGCGCTTTTAAATAGAATGGATGTGTAA
- the rpsB gene encoding 30S ribosomal protein S2, which yields MDKPNVTVPQVQELFKAGFHFGHTTAKWHPGMKKYIYTTKKGIHIIDLSKTHECLTELIDMLFDCSKKGSILIVGTKKQAAGVVKEVASQNGMFYVSNRWPGGLLTNFSTVRKCIKDALKLEEDIASGMLDRTKKEILEMKKELSRKKFLYEGVSLMTEKPECIIIIDGKIEKSALREATNLGIKTIGLVDTNTNPSKFDFVIPGNDDATKSVTLFLNFVAEIVKNSPTARDIQARRSVRADEIAKLTAKGDELKEEQRKQRELEAEKIRRIKEGTAPKITAVVTSESLKPSKTPKKAVTTTRVVKKVEKKAKGIDEVGLTKREVEILSSGGVKTIDDIKKRGKTGLLEITGIGPKTVDKILKKVENF from the coding sequence ATGGATAAACCAAATGTTACAGTTCCTCAAGTTCAAGAGCTTTTCAAGGCTGGATTTCACTTTGGTCATACAACGGCAAAGTGGCATCCCGGCATGAAAAAGTATATTTACACAACAAAAAAGGGAATTCATATAATTGATCTTTCCAAAACACACGAATGTCTAACTGAACTTATTGACATGTTGTTTGATTGCTCAAAAAAAGGAAGCATATTAATTGTTGGAACCAAAAAACAGGCAGCAGGCGTGGTCAAGGAAGTTGCCTCTCAAAATGGCATGTTTTACGTCTCAAACAGATGGCCGGGCGGACTTTTAACAAACTTTTCGACTGTGCGAAAATGCATAAAAGACGCCTTGAAACTTGAAGAAGACATTGCATCGGGAATGCTTGATCGAACTAAAAAAGAGATCTTAGAAATGAAAAAAGAACTTTCTCGAAAGAAATTTCTTTATGAGGGAGTAAGTCTAATGACGGAAAAACCCGAATGTATAATTATTATTGATGGAAAAATCGAGAAAAGCGCATTAAGGGAAGCTACAAATCTTGGAATTAAAACGATAGGACTTGTGGACACAAACACGAATCCATCAAAATTTGATTTTGTTATCCCGGGTAATGACGATGCCACAAAATCTGTAACACTGTTTCTTAATTTTGTTGCTGAAATTGTAAAAAACAGTCCTACAGCTCGCGATATTCAAGCAAGACGGTCCGTGAGAGCTGACGAAATTGCCAAACTTACAGCTAAAGGCGACGAACTAAAAGAAGAGCAAAGGAAGCAGCGTGAACTCGAAGCCGAAAAAATCAGACGGATAAAAGAAGGTACAGCTCCTAAAATTACTGCGGTCGTAACATCTGAATCTTTAAAACCAAGTAAGACACCCAAGAAGGCTGTTACTACAACACGTGTTGTAAAAAAGGTTGAAAAGAAAGCAAAGGGAATTGATGAAGTTGGACTTACCAAGCGTGAAGTTGAGATCTTGTCTTCGGGTGGTGTGAAAACAATTGACGACATAAAAAAGCGTGGTAAAACAGGACTTTTAGAAATAACCGGAATTGGACCTAAAACTGTGGATAAGATTCTTAAAAAGGTTGAAAATTTTTAA
- a CDS encoding YbaB/EbfC family nucleoid-associated protein: MNVFSNVSDLMKLRKEAKTMQKKMQEQKLVGESKNRMIKFYMNAAQELEDVFINDEWLSKTSADDVKKCIKEAFRDYTKKLQKTMASSFDMDQLKGMMGM, translated from the coding sequence ATGAATGTCTTTAGTAATGTCTCTGATCTTATGAAGCTTCGAAAAGAAGCTAAAACCATGCAAAAGAAAATGCAGGAACAAAAACTTGTTGGCGAATCAAAAAACAGAATGATAAAATTTTATATGAATGCAGCCCAGGAGCTTGAAGACGTGTTTATAAATGACGAATGGCTGTCAAAAACCAGTGCAGATGATGTTAAAAAGTGCATAAAAGAGGCCTTTAGGGATTACACTAAAAAGCTTCAAAAAACAATGGCAAGCTCATTTGATATGGATCAGCTTAAGGGAATGATGGGGATGTAA
- the tsf gene encoding elongation factor Ts (EF-Ts; functions during elongation stage of protein translation; forms a dimer; associates with EF-Tu-GDP complex and promotes exchange of GDP to GTP resulting in regeneration of the active form of EF-Tu), whose translation MVVTIDQIKALRAKTGAGLGICKEALVAEKGDESKAIEYVNKRSDVIVRLFNATGAKLALCKVAFKDADKNYEKALAIIEERGWGKPVDESKVNTSCSGVIGTYVHGTDHKTVALVELTCTTDSVATNEQFRELAHDIAMQVAAMNPKYVSSESLPESEKKKLMEEWAEEFKAQGKPENVIEGIVKGKFDTFCKENCLTAQVYFKDDEKTISDILNENTVKFGEKIDVRRFLLWRLGE comes from the coding sequence ATGGTAGTAACGATTGATCAAATAAAGGCACTTCGAGCTAAGACAGGGGCAGGACTTGGTATATGTAAGGAAGCCTTGGTAGCGGAAAAGGGAGACGAATCAAAAGCAATTGAATACGTTAATAAACGAAGTGATGTAATTGTAAGACTTTTTAATGCTACAGGCGCAAAATTAGCACTTTGTAAGGTTGCCTTTAAAGATGCAGATAAAAATTATGAAAAGGCTTTGGCAATTATTGAGGAGCGTGGTTGGGGTAAGCCGGTAGATGAATCAAAAGTTAATACTTCGTGCAGCGGAGTAATTGGCACCTATGTTCATGGAACCGATCACAAGACTGTTGCGTTGGTCGAACTTACCTGTACCACCGATTCTGTTGCTACAAATGAGCAATTTAGAGAACTTGCCCATGATATTGCAATGCAAGTTGCGGCTATGAATCCCAAATACGTTTCTTCGGAGAGTCTTCCCGAGTCCGAGAAGAAAAAGCTTATGGAAGAGTGGGCGGAAGAATTTAAGGCACAGGGTAAGCCCGAAAACGTTATAGAAGGTATTGTTAAGGGTAAATTTGACACATTCTGTAAGGAAAACTGTCTTACTGCGCAAGTTTATTTTAAGGACGATGAAAAGACAATTAGCGATATACTAAATGAAAACACCGTGAAATTCGGTGAAAAAATTGACGTAAGGAGGTTCTTGTTATGGAGATTAGGGGAATAA
- the dnaX gene encoding DNA polymerase III subunit gamma/tau, with protein sequence MSVLYRKYRSQTFDELIGQEHISELLKTAIINNKISHAYLLVGPRGLGKTSTARILAKALNCTDLGKDGNPCNKCTNCLAVNAGNFYDLVEIDAASNRGIDQIRQLKERVSYQPTQGKYKIYIIDEVHMLTNEAFNALLKTLEEPPAHVIFVLATTEVYKLPPTILSRCQRYDFHLGSDEQLNSLIEAVIKSETREIDPSGISLIVNSAKGSYRDALSLLDVVLTGSSVDIISEDFVRRSLGLPDDTMVYYFLENIFNGKYQKAIDMLTEVYGKGVSLSQFAYAVVGVLKDVIVKLTINPAYDGGEYKFLVKLSDIDLLRVIKLFIEAERELRNTPIPTLPLELVIAELAQMIEKTSESVKEDIEENVNRESNIKEEKTKSVNKANDNTEVKNPEKVLSQAEPEGKIEGVDLPVKKIEAKWSEVVENVKSYNGHLYAFLKQATIKGLKDNVLKLQVAFAFHKERITSAQSKDAIQNAFEQVFKIRPQIWCTILAQTVAKPSSDHETNNEDNPEITQAVSANDIVSEVEDIFKDVI encoded by the coding sequence ATGTCTGTACTTTACCGAAAATATAGATCTCAAACCTTCGATGAGCTCATTGGTCAGGAACATATTTCCGAGCTTTTAAAAACTGCAATTATCAATAATAAGATATCCCATGCATACCTTTTGGTGGGACCCCGTGGACTGGGTAAAACTTCAACTGCTAGAATTTTAGCCAAAGCATTAAATTGTACCGACCTGGGTAAAGACGGCAATCCTTGCAACAAATGTACAAATTGCTTGGCTGTAAATGCAGGAAATTTTTATGACCTTGTCGAGATTGATGCTGCATCAAACAGGGGCATTGATCAGATCCGTCAACTTAAGGAGCGAGTTTCGTATCAGCCAACACAGGGTAAATACAAAATATACATTATCGATGAGGTTCATATGCTTACAAATGAGGCATTTAACGCACTTCTAAAAACATTGGAAGAGCCACCGGCTCATGTAATCTTTGTGTTGGCGACTACCGAGGTTTATAAGCTCCCGCCAACGATTCTTTCACGATGTCAGCGATATGACTTCCATCTTGGTTCCGATGAACAGCTTAACTCATTAATTGAAGCAGTTATAAAAAGTGAAACTCGTGAAATAGATCCTTCTGGAATTTCACTAATTGTGAACAGTGCAAAAGGTAGTTATCGTGATGCGCTTTCGTTGCTCGATGTAGTCTTGACAGGCTCTTCGGTCGACATTATTTCTGAGGATTTTGTTAGGAGATCTCTAGGTTTGCCCGACGATACAATGGTATATTATTTCTTAGAAAATATTTTTAACGGAAAGTACCAAAAAGCAATTGACATGTTAACCGAGGTTTATGGAAAAGGTGTTAGTCTAAGCCAATTTGCTTATGCCGTTGTAGGTGTACTTAAAGATGTAATTGTCAAGTTAACAATAAATCCTGCATACGATGGCGGTGAATATAAATTCCTTGTAAAACTCTCGGACATTGATCTACTTAGGGTCATAAAGCTTTTTATTGAGGCCGAACGTGAACTTAGAAATACACCCATTCCTACGTTGCCACTTGAACTTGTAATTGCAGAGCTTGCACAAATGATTGAGAAAACATCCGAAAGTGTCAAAGAAGACATCGAAGAGAATGTCAACCGGGAATCCAATATCAAGGAAGAAAAAACAAAGTCCGTCAACAAGGCTAATGACAATACCGAGGTAAAAAATCCTGAAAAGGTATTAAGTCAAGCAGAACCCGAAGGAAAAATAGAAGGGGTTGACCTTCCCGTCAAAAAGATTGAGGCGAAATGGTCTGAGGTCGTTGAAAATGTTAAAAGTTACAACGGTCATTTGTATGCGTTCCTAAAGCAGGCAACAATAAAGGGTCTAAAAGACAATGTATTAAAACTTCAGGTTGCGTTTGCTTTCCATAAAGAGCGTATTACCTCGGCTCAAAGCAAGGATGCAATTCAAAATGCATTTGAGCAGGTGTTTAAGATAAGACCTCAGATTTGGTGCACAATTTTAGCTCAAACAGTTGCAAAGCCTTCGTCAGATCATGAAACAAATAATGAGGACAATCCGGAAATTACACAAGCTGTCTCTGCCAATGATATCGTTTCGGAAGTTGAAGACATTTTTAAAGATGTCATATAA
- a CDS encoding DUF2207 domain-containing protein, whose amino-acid sequence MFGRIKQILGFITIFVVGFVSVFYSFVSTTSAFSDGNNEIIIIAGEEYDLSDYNDVTFLYDENEITFIGDGKFTVSRDVYVYFPVHRHGIFFHLPYRYNTDWGITKNVAIKFQNVCYQEFGRDNAKSFCTNYTLKKTYNEFQIKIGDPDVLIDGVYKYHLDYVVTHAVKQFKDTDELYWNVIGTGAENATINSKTVIKHHENEKPLKYSCYTGAYGSDRTDCDMNVSKTGELTVYLTRSLTPFEGYAIVVAYPKDSLGKPGIFDFFWNFILPNLGFCMPIPIFVLMFVVWLLWGKDLKPTNVIPQYRPTDGMTPMIAAFISKMSLNNKDVSATIIDLAIRGFVKIEQVAKREYKFHNLKSAKDWEVLFTYEQKILKGLFGNDGEKLEISDKDLTDKFYLSVNSAKSEVAQTTVNNKYFIGNPISRVVMFIVLGLMFVGFCWVVFTVITGGTSYVIGGIISGIIIIIFGLFMGKRTKLGTEKYGEALGLKMYINIAEKERIKFHDKIDEKEKIKIFETLLPYAMVFGLENKWAEEFEDIYREPPEWYSTYDRVGFNSYYLMSSLSSMNSRMVSVAYGAPNTQGSHAASGRSGFSGGFSGGGFGGGSSGSW is encoded by the coding sequence ATGTTTGGTAGAATTAAACAAATTTTGGGTTTCATTACTATTTTTGTGGTAGGTTTTGTATCGGTATTTTATTCATTTGTAAGTACAACCAGTGCTTTTTCTGACGGTAATAACGAAATAATAATTATTGCGGGAGAGGAATACGATCTTTCCGATTATAACGATGTAACTTTTCTTTATGACGAGAACGAAATTACGTTCATAGGGGATGGCAAATTCACTGTTTCCCGTGATGTCTATGTCTATTTTCCGGTACATAGGCATGGAATATTTTTCCATCTTCCATACAGGTATAATACAGATTGGGGAATAACAAAGAACGTAGCAATAAAATTCCAAAATGTTTGTTACCAGGAGTTTGGCAGAGATAATGCAAAGTCGTTCTGTACAAACTATACTCTTAAGAAAACATATAACGAGTTTCAAATAAAAATTGGTGACCCGGATGTCCTCATTGATGGTGTCTACAAATATCATCTTGACTACGTAGTGACTCATGCAGTCAAACAGTTCAAAGATACCGATGAGCTTTATTGGAACGTTATTGGTACCGGAGCCGAAAATGCAACGATAAACTCAAAAACAGTAATTAAACACCACGAAAACGAAAAACCGTTAAAATACTCTTGTTATACAGGTGCATACGGTTCTGATCGAACTGACTGTGATATGAATGTATCTAAAACAGGTGAACTTACGGTTTACCTCACAAGATCACTTACCCCGTTTGAGGGATATGCCATTGTAGTTGCTTATCCCAAAGATTCACTTGGCAAACCCGGTATTTTTGACTTCTTCTGGAATTTCATATTACCCAACTTGGGATTTTGTATGCCTATTCCAATTTTTGTTCTAATGTTTGTTGTCTGGTTGCTTTGGGGGAAGGACTTAAAACCTACAAACGTGATTCCCCAGTATAGACCAACCGATGGTATGACGCCAATGATTGCTGCTTTTATATCCAAAATGAGTCTAAATAATAAGGATGTCTCGGCAACAATAATAGATTTAGCAATACGAGGTTTTGTCAAAATAGAGCAGGTTGCCAAGCGAGAGTACAAATTCCATAACCTAAAGTCCGCAAAAGATTGGGAAGTACTTTTTACGTACGAGCAGAAAATACTAAAGGGTTTGTTTGGAAATGACGGTGAAAAGCTCGAAATTTCCGACAAAGATCTAACTGACAAGTTTTATCTTAGTGTTAATTCTGCCAAATCGGAAGTAGCCCAAACAACTGTTAATAATAAATACTTTATTGGTAATCCTATTAGCCGAGTTGTAATGTTTATAGTCTTGGGGCTTATGTTTGTAGGATTTTGCTGGGTTGTATTTACAGTAATTACAGGGGGAACATCTTACGTAATTGGTGGCATTATTTCCGGAATTATTATAATTATATTCGGACTATTTATGGGAAAACGAACGAAACTTGGTACAGAGAAGTACGGTGAGGCATTGGGGCTTAAAATGTATATAAATATAGCTGAAAAAGAACGAATTAAGTTTCACGACAAAATCGACGAGAAAGAAAAAATAAAAATTTTTGAGACATTACTTCCATATGCAATGGTATTTGGGCTCGAGAATAAGTGGGCCGAAGAGTTCGAGGATATATACAGAGAACCACCCGAATGGTATTCCACATACGATCGTGTTGGCTTTAACTCATACTACTTAATGAGTTCACTTTCGAGTATGAATAGTAGAATGGTTAGTGTTGCTTACGGTGCTCCAAATACGCAAGGTTCTCATGCTGCATCAGGTAGAAGCGGATTTAGCGGCGGATTTAGCGGCGGCGGTTTTGGTGGTGGAAGCAGTGGATCTTGGTAA
- the rnhC gene encoding ribonuclease HIII: MVKSIKLNRVEWEIIEDKLDTLASVDVKSIPFGVSYKLTKGSVTLVLNVYIKGDTYSVVIQGKESDLQSKLNQLLETEIKASGLNKIGVDESGKGDLFGPLVVGGVYAGSNDIGKLVSMGVKDSKALSDKKILQLSLEIQTICIVDTVAIGPSTYNRLYNKLQNVNKILAWGHSRVIENLLGNKAVNCDQIVIDQFAKHKSRVNNVLMERGRKVEIIQKHKGESDVVVAAASIVARAEFVRKIDALSEKYGLTFPKGVSAAVKEVRKQFIKKFGAEKLSEVAKLHFNLK; the protein is encoded by the coding sequence ATGGTAAAAAGTATAAAACTGAATAGAGTTGAATGGGAAATTATAGAAGATAAACTTGATACCCTTGCATCGGTTGATGTCAAAAGTATTCCGTTCGGAGTGTCATATAAATTGACTAAAGGTTCTGTAACCCTTGTTCTTAATGTTTATATAAAAGGCGATACATATTCAGTTGTTATTCAAGGTAAAGAATCAGATCTACAAAGTAAATTAAACCAATTATTAGAAACAGAAATAAAGGCATCGGGGCTTAATAAGATAGGGGTTGATGAATCGGGGAAAGGTGATCTGTTCGGACCTTTGGTTGTAGGTGGTGTTTATGCGGGGTCCAATGATATTGGCAAACTTGTATCTATGGGTGTTAAAGACTCGAAGGCTCTTTCCGATAAAAAGATACTTCAACTTTCATTGGAAATCCAAACAATTTGTATTGTTGATACGGTTGCTATTGGGCCATCCACATACAATCGGCTATATAATAAGCTACAAAATGTGAACAAGATTCTGGCTTGGGGACATTCCCGAGTCATTGAAAATCTGCTAGGTAACAAGGCTGTTAACTGTGACCAAATAGTAATTGACCAATTTGCAAAACATAAGAGTAGGGTAAACAATGTACTTATGGAGCGTGGACGAAAAGTTGAAATTATCCAAAAACATAAGGGGGAGTCAGATGTTGTGGTTGCCGCTGCATCAATAGTGGCGAGGGCTGAGTTTGTAAGAAAAATTGATGCACTATCTGAAAAATACGGATTAACATTTCCCAAAGGGGTATCTGCGGCAGTAAAAGAAGTACGTAAGCAATTTATAAAAAAGTTTGGAGCGGAAAAGTTGTCCGAGGTTGCAAAGCTACATTTTAATCTTAAGTAG
- a CDS encoding ATP-dependent zinc protease produces MSQILKVITGQKINPVLGLNRRNQLYIRPNNPKRAKRIADSKLLCKRILSKEGLPVAKTYKVIYAKNQLSMINWDTLPKSFVIKPNEGTGGSGIIVFFGKKKGRTEWIRSNGSIMTVTQIKQHIEDIIDGRYSMGSKKDVAILEERIINHPTLKQFSYKGIPDIRVIIFNKVPVMSMVRLPTKASDGKGNVHAGAIAVGIDIATGITTHAIVNKKFSLLDYTQDEIDRMVDEPYLPLRGIQIPFWNKILTIAVKTQVASGLGYIGTDIALDKFKGPMVLELNARPGLAIQIANKAGLADRLRRIEGLKTTSIEQGISTAKALFGGEVEEALESISGKQIVAPIEDVTIFGADKIIKTKKKRKEILVQSKTTVKARIDTGEFVSQLDTNLLKKIGLDSVTSDFDQITGNSEAELKEKADKLMKKYTDNEFIHDYEITKKLTVKPIVSLRVTLEDFDQQIEFRLRDGNSLTYPVVLGRKDLKNVLIDPSRTISGT; encoded by the coding sequence ATGAGCCAAATCCTAAAAGTCATTACCGGACAAAAAATAAACCCTGTACTTGGACTCAACAGGCGAAATCAATTATATATTCGTCCAAACAATCCTAAGCGAGCCAAACGAATTGCAGACAGTAAACTTCTGTGTAAACGAATTCTCTCAAAAGAAGGTCTGCCCGTTGCCAAGACCTATAAGGTCATATATGCCAAGAATCAGCTTTCAATGATTAATTGGGATACACTTCCCAAAAGTTTCGTGATTAAGCCAAACGAAGGTACCGGCGGAAGTGGAATAATTGTGTTCTTCGGAAAGAAAAAAGGCCGAACCGAGTGGATCAGATCCAACGGTTCAATAATGACTGTCACCCAAATAAAGCAACACATCGAAGACATTATTGACGGTAGATATTCCATGGGTAGTAAAAAGGATGTTGCAATCCTGGAAGAACGAATTATTAATCATCCAACGTTGAAACAGTTTTCTTATAAAGGTATTCCCGATATACGTGTGATTATATTTAATAAAGTACCGGTTATGTCAATGGTTAGACTCCCTACGAAAGCATCAGATGGGAAAGGAAACGTACATGCAGGTGCAATTGCCGTTGGAATCGATATTGCTACAGGAATTACTACACATGCAATAGTAAACAAAAAGTTTTCCTTACTTGACTACACCCAGGATGAGATTGATCGAATGGTTGATGAACCTTACCTTCCACTTCGAGGTATTCAAATTCCCTTTTGGAACAAAATACTCACAATCGCAGTAAAAACTCAAGTTGCCTCAGGACTTGGATACATAGGAACCGACATTGCACTCGATAAATTTAAAGGTCCAATGGTACTTGAACTTAATGCACGCCCAGGACTTGCTATTCAAATAGCAAACAAGGCCGGACTTGCCGATAGACTAAGACGTATAGAGGGACTTAAAACTACATCCATAGAACAAGGTATCTCAACAGCTAAAGCACTCTTTGGAGGTGAGGTAGAAGAGGCACTTGAATCGATCAGTGGAAAACAAATTGTTGCCCCGATTGAAGACGTAACGATTTTTGGTGCCGATAAAATTATAAAAACAAAGAAGAAGCGAAAGGAAATACTTGTTCAGTCCAAAACAACAGTAAAAGCTCGTATAGACACAGGTGAATTTGTCTCACAACTTGATACAAACTTACTTAAAAAAATTGGGCTTGATTCAGTAACTTCTGACTTCGACCAGATTACCGGAAACTCCGAAGCCGAACTAAAGGAAAAGGCCGACAAATTAATGAAAAAGTACACAGATAACGAATTTATTCATGACTATGAAATCACAAAAAAACTAACAGTTAAACCAATTGTAAGCCTTAGAGTAACACTGGAAGACTTTGATCAACAGATTGAATTCAGATTAAGAGATGGAAATAGTCTAACCTATCCAGTAGTTCTAGGTCGAAAAGACCTTAAAAATGTGCTGATTGACCCAAGTAGAACAATATCAGGAACATAA
- a CDS encoding 50S ribosomal protein L10: protein MITKTKKQNMLKSYIEELKKVKAVYLFSAKGVAANDITEIKKELKQNNASFKMVKNNIFKLAVDEVFGEGKFVDLIGQVGAVFAFEDAVIPTKLVDEFKTRHKEYAEVIVPQKGILDNEIIEATDIDRLAKLPTRDQLLGQVLSVMVGPVRGFITVSSGVAKSFVQVVKAYGEKKQAN, encoded by the coding sequence ATGATTACTAAGACAAAAAAGCAGAATATGCTTAAGAGTTATATTGAGGAACTAAAAAAGGTTAAAGCAGTATACTTGTTTTCTGCAAAGGGCGTTGCCGCTAACGACATTACCGAAATCAAGAAAGAACTAAAGCAAAATAATGCTTCATTTAAAATGGTTAAGAATAATATTTTTAAGCTAGCAGTTGACGAAGTATTTGGTGAAGGAAAATTTGTTGATCTTATTGGGCAAGTAGGGGCTGTTTTTGCCTTCGAAGATGCCGTAATACCAACTAAACTAGTCGATGAGTTTAAAACTAGACATAAAGAATATGCAGAAGTAATTGTTCCTCAAAAGGGAATTCTGGATAACGAAATAATAGAAGCAACAGACATTGATAGACTTGCAAAACTTCCAACAAGGGATCAGCTCTTGGGACAGGTACTAAGTGTAATGGTCGGACCCGTGCGTGGATTCATTACTGTTTCCAGCGGTGTGGCCAAGAGCTTTGTACAGGTAGTAAAAGCATATGGTGAGAAAAAACAAGCAAATTAA
- a CDS encoding LemA family protein, with protein MSALTLPVILLIGCLGIGGVLIVGIIAWGIGLYNGLVKKRLLVDEAQSDIETFLKKRYDMIPNLVEIVKGYAKHEKETLENVVKFRNAAMNASNFDEKIKAENQLTNTLKTLFAVAENYPDLKANQGFLDLQNKLSLLEEDIQKSRRFYNGSVKEYNEGLSVFPANLVAGMLGFKPRAFFEASEEEKENVKISF; from the coding sequence ATGTCAGCATTAACATTACCCGTTATTCTGTTAATCGGGTGTTTGGGCATTGGCGGTGTCCTTATTGTCGGAATCATTGCCTGGGGAATTGGGCTTTACAATGGACTAGTTAAGAAAAGGCTTTTAGTAGATGAGGCTCAGTCGGATATTGAGACCTTCCTCAAAAAGCGATATGACATGATTCCAAACCTTGTTGAAATTGTTAAAGGTTATGCAAAACATGAAAAAGAAACTCTTGAGAATGTTGTAAAGTTTAGGAATGCAGCGATGAATGCATCCAACTTTGACGAGAAAATCAAGGCTGAGAATCAACTTACAAACACATTAAAAACACTTTTTGCAGTGGCCGAAAATTATCCTGATCTTAAAGCTAATCAAGGCTTTCTTGATCTCCAGAACAAGCTTTCTCTTTTAGAGGAAGATATCCAAAAGTCCAGAAGATTCTATAACGGATCCGTTAAAGAATATAACGAAGGTCTTTCAGTTTTTCCTGCAAATTTAGTTGCAGGAATGCTTGGATTTAAGCCAAGAGCATTTTTCGAAGCTTCAGAAGAGGAAAAGGAAAATGTTAAAATTAGTTTCTAG
- the rplL gene encoding 50S ribosomal protein L7/L12: MAKLNENQKKVLELVEGMSVLELADLVSEMEEKFGVSAAAPVAVAAAPVAAEPEEEKTTFNVVLADVGANKINVIKAVREIAELGLVEAKNLVEKGPGAVIKEEVTKDEAAAIKAKVEEAGGKVDLK; the protein is encoded by the coding sequence ATGGCAAAACTAAATGAAAACCAAAAGAAGGTGCTCGAACTCGTCGAGGGAATGAGCGTTTTGGAGCTTGCTGATCTTGTCTCCGAGATGGAAGAGAAGTTTGGCGTGAGTGCTGCTGCTCCTGTGGCAGTTGCTGCTGCTCCTGTGGCCGCCGAACCCGAAGAGGAGAAAACAACCTTCAATGTTGTTCTTGCTGATGTTGGTGCCAACAAGATAAATGTAATAAAGGCAGTTCGAGAGATCGCTGAACTTGGACTGGTAGAAGCTAAGAATCTTGTTGAAAAAGGTCCCGGTGCAGTTATTAAAGAAGAGGTCACCAAGGATGAAGCAGCCGCAATAAAGGCAAAGGTTGAGGAAGCCGGTGGTAAGGTTGATCTTAAGTAG